TTCAGGCCGCAATGAAAGAGGCACATTGCCAGCCACAGGATATCGATGCGGTGGCCTATACCGCCGGGCCTGGATTGGTCGGCGCGCTGTTGGTCGGCGCTACTGTTGGACGTGCGCTGGCGTTTGCCTGGCAGGTGCCAGCGGTGCCTGTGCATCATATGGAAGGGCATTTACTGGCGCCAATGCTGGAAGATAACCCGCCTGATTTCCCGTTTGTGGCGCTGTTGGTTTCTGGCGGCCATACGCAGCTGATTAGCGTCACCGGCATTGGCGAATACAGCCTGCTGGGTGAATCGATTGATGATGCCGCCGGTGAAGCCTTTGATAAAACGGCCAAGTTGTTAGGGCTCGATTATCCGGGCGGCCCGCTGCTGGCTAAAATGGCGCAGCAGGGCACGGCGGGGCGCTTTACCTTCCCGCGTCCGATGACCGACCGTCCGGGGCTGGATTTTAGCTTTTCCGGACTGAAAACCTTTGCGGCGAACACGATTCGCGGCAATGCAGCGGATACGCAGACGCACGCCGATATCGCCCGCGCCTTTGAAGATGCGGTGGTGGATACGCTGGCGATCAAATGTAAACGTGCGCTGGAGCAAACCGGCTTTTCACGGCTGGTTATTGCGGGCGGCGTGAGCGCTAACCGCACGTTGCGCGCGCGTATGGAAGAGGTCATGCAGGCACGCGGTGGTGAAGTCTTCTATGCGCGCCCGGAATTCTGTACCGATAACGGCGCGATGATCGCGTATGCAGGTATGGTCAGATTGAAAGGGGGAACGCGCGGTGAACTGAGCGTAAGCGTTCGACCTCGCTGGCCGCTGGCAGAGCTGCCAGCAATTTGATGACAGGCGGCGTAAGCCGCCTTTATTTTGTCTTCTTCTTCCAGATCTTCCCTTCTTGCCCCCGCCACAAC
The sequence above is drawn from the Duffyella gerundensis genome and encodes:
- the tsaD gene encoding tRNA (adenosine(37)-N6)-threonylcarbamoyltransferase complex transferase subunit TsaD: MRILGIETSCDETGIAIYDDAAGLLANQLYSQVKLHADYGGVVPELASRDHVRKTVPLIQAAMKEAHCQPQDIDAVAYTAGPGLVGALLVGATVGRALAFAWQVPAVPVHHMEGHLLAPMLEDNPPDFPFVALLVSGGHTQLISVTGIGEYSLLGESIDDAAGEAFDKTAKLLGLDYPGGPLLAKMAQQGTAGRFTFPRPMTDRPGLDFSFSGLKTFAANTIRGNAADTQTHADIARAFEDAVVDTLAIKCKRALEQTGFSRLVIAGGVSANRTLRARMEEVMQARGGEVFYARPEFCTDNGAMIAYAGMVRLKGGTRGELSVSVRPRWPLAELPAI